The Hypomesus transpacificus isolate Combined female chromosome 2, fHypTra1, whole genome shotgun sequence genome window below encodes:
- the LOC124474113 gene encoding transmembrane protein 51-like, giving the protein MRSTDNPPPTTAASRPVNSSHINTNGNSGSQYALCALGVGLLALGVVMIVWSVVPPDPALNGSSGAKPDNRSKASTVAFVLVGSGVAMLLLSLCLGMRNRKRELQALQAAQDGAGAGGEAAGEDGETAEERAQRYNVPSYEEAVGSGQYPVRQSNLRHSTSQLPAYDDLDQVDAVQFETEVTEGPPANPAASGPAAAAPANRKPGKNSRRLLPLKIRRIKSEKLHMKVTDVSSEGGSIEPLTPPPQYEDKVPPL; this is encoded by the exons ATGCGCTCCACCGACaacccaccacccaccaccgcCGCCAGCAGACCCGTGAACTCCAGCCACATCAACACCAACGGGAACTCCGGCTCCCAGTATGCACTGTGTGCCCTGGGGGTGGGGCTTCTGGCCCTGGGCGTGGTGATGATCGTGTGGAGTGTGGTGCCGCCCGACCCGGCCTTGAACGGCAGCAGCGGCGCCAAGCCGGACAACCGCAGCAAAGCGTCAACGGTGGCGTTCGTGCTGGTGGGGTCTGGGGTGGCCATGTTGCTGCTGTCTCTGTGCCTGGGGatgaggaacaggaagagggagctGCAGGCGCTGCAGGCGGCACAGGACGGGgccggggctggaggagaggccgcTGGCGAGGACGGAGAGAC TGCCGAGGAGAGAGCCCAGAGGTACAACGTTCCCAGTTATGAGGAGGCTGTGGGCAGTGGCCAGTACCCAGTCCGCCAGAGCAACCTCCGTCACAGCACCTCCCAGCTGCCCGCCTACGACGACTTGGACCAGGTAGACGCCGTCCAGTTTGAGACCGAGGTGACGGAGGGACCCCCCGCCAACCCAGCCGCCTCTGGTCCAGCAGCCGCCGCCCCGGCCAATCGGAAACCTGGAAAGAACAGccgcaggctcctccccctcaagATCCGCCGGATTAAATCGGAGAAGCTGCATATGAAGGTGACGGATGTTTCGTCGGAAGGGGGCAGTATCGAGCCTCTCACGCCCCCGCCTCAGTATGAGGATAAAGTTCCACCGCTCTGA